One genomic region from Jilunia laotingensis encodes:
- a CDS encoding GH92 family glycosyl hydrolase gives MKNRIIIFVITLFTGVSYACSQVDLSKYVDPYIGVDGGGNVFPGPCVPFGMVKLGPDCGNKDWNAGWDPTGNIHGFSHVHVSGTGGGCKYGNILMLPITGAIQLNDYSSPRSEEAIALSSYSVKLDRYNTQARLTALSKSGFHEYTFPESNDSKIIIDLGSFLQSHEKQMLVGSEVRILSDTEVEGYSRIRGGWNEGGPYTVYFYARFDTPAKETGTWKSNRLYPGKLSQTDTNEKTGAYFTYQTVKGQKVCAQVGISFMGTNKAKANLEEMKSWNFEEVRNTAVNQWNEILSKVQLTGSEENKKIFYTAMYHSFLQPVNRTGENPKWASDEPYYDDYFAIWDTFRATHPLFTLLVPSIQTDMIRSLIDIYKHDGYMPDARSGNDNGRVQGGSDCDILIADAMVKGLKGIDYETALQSMIKNAEIAPGGDERKEGRGGIDDYNTLGYVSTRHERAGSRTFEYANCDFAIATVAKRLGKQEIAEKYYQRSNNWQNIWNDGIESLGHKGFLWPKNADGSWCPEDKFSVFTSGTWPDFLYETFSWEMSFYVPHDVNKLIEKCGGKKQFINRLDTYFTHERWDQRWFMGLFQISNEPGFLVPTFYNYAGRPDKTAEVVRKTLRTRYNTTREGIPGNDDSGSMSSWYIFHALGFYPNAGQDVYLISSPLFQAATLSLENGKELKITAKNASDKNIYVQSVRLNGKELDKCWFRHTDIANGGSLEFIMGSKPSKWGKSGELPPSLSTN, from the coding sequence ATGAAGAACAGAATTATAATATTCGTTATAACCCTGTTTACAGGGGTGTCATATGCCTGTTCGCAGGTAGATCTATCTAAATATGTCGATCCGTATATCGGAGTGGACGGAGGCGGAAATGTCTTTCCGGGACCTTGTGTACCCTTCGGAATGGTCAAACTCGGACCCGATTGTGGAAACAAGGACTGGAATGCCGGTTGGGATCCTACGGGCAACATACACGGGTTCAGCCATGTCCACGTCAGCGGTACGGGAGGAGGATGCAAGTATGGTAATATCCTGATGCTTCCGATAACAGGAGCCATCCAACTAAACGATTATTCTTCCCCGCGTTCGGAAGAGGCAATAGCCTTAAGTTCCTATTCTGTCAAACTGGACAGATATAATACACAAGCCCGGCTGACCGCACTTTCCAAAAGTGGCTTCCATGAATATACTTTCCCGGAGAGCAACGATTCTAAAATTATCATCGACCTGGGTAGCTTCTTGCAGTCCCATGAAAAACAGATGTTAGTGGGATCGGAAGTCAGGATACTTTCGGATACGGAAGTGGAAGGATACTCCCGGATCAGGGGAGGATGGAATGAAGGCGGTCCCTATACGGTTTATTTCTATGCCCGCTTCGATACCCCCGCCAAAGAAACGGGAACTTGGAAAAGCAACCGGTTGTATCCGGGTAAGCTCTCCCAAACCGATACGAATGAAAAGACCGGTGCTTATTTCACCTACCAGACAGTGAAAGGACAGAAAGTATGCGCGCAGGTCGGCATTTCGTTCATGGGAACCAACAAGGCAAAAGCCAACTTGGAAGAGATGAAGTCATGGAACTTTGAGGAGGTAAGGAACACCGCTGTCAACCAATGGAACGAGATTCTATCAAAGGTTCAACTTACAGGATCGGAAGAGAACAAGAAAATCTTCTATACAGCCATGTATCATAGCTTCCTACAACCTGTAAACCGCACCGGGGAGAATCCGAAATGGGCTTCCGACGAACCGTATTACGATGATTATTTTGCCATCTGGGATACGTTCCGGGCCACCCACCCCCTGTTCACCCTGCTGGTTCCTTCCATACAGACGGATATGATACGCTCCCTCATCGACATATACAAGCATGACGGCTACATGCCCGATGCTCGCAGCGGAAATGACAACGGCAGGGTACAGGGAGGCAGCGACTGTGATATCCTGATTGCCGATGCCATGGTCAAAGGGCTGAAAGGCATTGACTACGAGACCGCTTTGCAGTCGATGATAAAGAATGCCGAAATCGCTCCGGGAGGTGATGAACGGAAAGAAGGCAGAGGAGGAATAGACGATTACAACACATTGGGATACGTGTCGACCCGTCACGAACGCGCAGGAAGCCGTACATTCGAATACGCCAACTGCGATTTCGCAATAGCAACGGTAGCCAAACGACTCGGCAAACAGGAGATCGCTGAAAAGTATTACCAACGCTCCAATAACTGGCAGAACATCTGGAACGACGGGATTGAGAGTCTCGGGCACAAAGGTTTCCTTTGGCCGAAGAACGCTGATGGTAGCTGGTGCCCCGAAGATAAATTCTCTGTCTTTACAAGCGGCACATGGCCGGACTTCCTGTATGAAACATTCTCCTGGGAGATGTCTTTCTACGTACCCCACGATGTCAACAAGCTAATAGAGAAATGCGGAGGGAAAAAACAATTCATCAACCGGTTGGACACCTACTTCACCCATGAACGTTGGGATCAACGCTGGTTTATGGGATTGTTCCAGATTTCCAACGAACCGGGATTCCTTGTTCCTACTTTCTACAACTATGCGGGACGGCCTGACAAAACCGCAGAAGTAGTCCGCAAAACCCTGCGCACCCGTTACAACACAACCCGCGAAGGCATACCGGGGAATGATGATTCCGGTTCGATGTCTTCCTGGTATATCTTCCATGCCCTGGGCTTTTACCCTAACGCGGGGCAGGATGTATATCTGATTTCAAGCCCCCTGTTCCAGGCAGCAACCCTTTCACTCGAAAACGGGAAAGAGCTGAAGATCACTGCCAAGAATGCAAGCGACAAAAACATTTATGTACAATCGGTCAGACTGAATGGAAAAGAACTGGATAAATGCTGGTTCCGCCATACCGACATCGCCAACGGAGGAAGCCTTGAATTCATCATGGGCAGCAAACCTTCCAAATGGGGGAAATCGGGAGAGTTACCACCATCCTTGTCTACCAACTAA
- a CDS encoding glycoside hydrolase family 97 protein, with translation MKQHMTNKGKYLIGLFLLCSASLYSKDFKVASPDNKITLNVSVDKGISWSVNYGSTPVITPSFVSLRTDKKTWGEEPRIRKSDVRTVNETIEAPVYKKKEVADHYKELSLTFTGNYALQFRVYDDGVAYRWISSQKGDITILSEKAEFNFAKDDSKAYIGYVNAKEQDVYACSFENTYKHIPLKEMSDFWPAFAPVLVEQGTIKCGITEADLEDYPGMFLRLNPKTRQGLTGDFAPYPVEEVQGGHNNLQSLVVKRADYIAKTKGNRTFPWRTVIIAAADKDLLNNDMVYKLASPNRIGDTSWIKPGKLAWDYWNAWNIYGVDFRAGINTNTYLFYIDFAAKNGIEYVLLDEGWAVSTDIMKVVPEIDLPAIIRYAESKGVSILLWGGWLPLNQKMEEALAHYSKLGVKGFKVDFMDRDDQKMVDFYYRLAKKAAEHKLIIDFHGAYKPTGLQRTYPNVINFEGVYGLEYLKGDYPDMPFNDVTIPYIRMLAGPVDYTPGAMFNANKESYRGIHAMPMSQGTRAHQVALYVVFESPLNMLADSPNNYMKEQETTDFIRQIPTVFDQTVALDGKVGEYAVTAREEAGTWYLGAITNWDAREIIIDCSFLKSGNWQIELFKDGINADRNGNDYKREIFNVNAASKLKVQLAPGGGMAAIIRRTN, from the coding sequence ATGAAACAGCATATGACAAATAAAGGAAAATATTTAATCGGGCTTTTCCTCCTTTGCTCTGCAAGCCTGTACAGCAAAGATTTCAAAGTAGCTTCCCCGGACAACAAGATTACGTTGAACGTGAGTGTGGACAAGGGGATCAGTTGGAGTGTGAACTACGGTTCCACTCCCGTCATCACCCCTTCCTTCGTCTCTTTACGGACGGATAAAAAGACATGGGGAGAGGAGCCGCGTATCCGTAAATCGGATGTCCGCACCGTCAACGAAACGATTGAAGCCCCGGTCTATAAGAAGAAAGAAGTTGCCGACCACTACAAAGAGCTGAGCCTTACCTTCACCGGGAATTACGCGCTTCAATTCCGTGTTTACGATGACGGAGTAGCTTACCGGTGGATTAGTTCACAAAAGGGGGATATCACTATCTTATCGGAAAAAGCGGAATTCAATTTTGCGAAAGACGACTCGAAAGCGTATATCGGGTATGTCAATGCCAAAGAGCAGGACGTGTATGCATGTTCTTTCGAGAACACTTATAAACACATCCCCCTGAAAGAGATGTCCGATTTCTGGCCCGCCTTTGCACCGGTATTGGTGGAACAGGGAACCATTAAATGCGGAATCACGGAAGCCGATCTGGAAGATTATCCGGGCATGTTCCTCCGCCTCAACCCAAAGACCCGACAGGGACTGACGGGCGACTTTGCCCCCTACCCAGTCGAAGAGGTGCAGGGAGGACACAACAATCTGCAATCGCTCGTAGTGAAACGGGCAGATTACATCGCCAAGACCAAAGGTAACAGGACTTTCCCCTGGCGAACGGTTATCATTGCCGCTGCCGATAAAGATTTGTTGAACAACGACATGGTATACAAACTGGCAAGCCCGAACCGGATCGGTGATACTTCATGGATCAAGCCCGGCAAGCTGGCATGGGATTATTGGAACGCATGGAACATTTACGGAGTGGACTTTCGCGCTGGAATCAACACGAATACGTACCTATTCTACATTGACTTTGCCGCTAAAAACGGTATTGAATACGTATTGCTTGATGAAGGCTGGGCGGTGAGTACCGACATCATGAAGGTAGTACCAGAGATCGACCTTCCAGCCATCATCCGCTATGCCGAATCCAAAGGTGTGTCCATCCTTCTCTGGGGAGGATGGTTGCCCCTGAATCAGAAAATGGAGGAAGCCCTTGCCCATTATTCCAAACTCGGAGTCAAAGGTTTTAAAGTGGACTTCATGGACAGGGACGACCAGAAAATGGTTGATTTCTATTACCGATTGGCAAAGAAAGCCGCGGAACATAAGCTCATCATCGACTTTCACGGTGCTTACAAACCTACCGGTCTGCAACGCACCTACCCGAATGTCATCAACTTTGAAGGTGTCTACGGACTGGAATATCTCAAAGGAGACTATCCCGACATGCCTTTCAACGATGTGACCATCCCCTACATCAGAATGCTGGCAGGCCCGGTAGATTACACACCGGGAGCCATGTTCAATGCCAATAAAGAGAGTTACAGAGGTATTCATGCAATGCCCATGAGCCAAGGAACACGCGCCCATCAGGTTGCTTTATATGTAGTTTTTGAGTCTCCTTTGAACATGTTGGCGGATAGCCCCAACAACTACATGAAGGAACAGGAGACTACCGATTTCATCCGTCAGATACCAACCGTATTCGACCAGACGGTTGCCCTGGATGGAAAAGTGGGAGAATACGCTGTCACCGCCAGAGAGGAAGCGGGTACATGGTATCTGGGAGCTATTACCAACTGGGATGCACGGGAGATCATTATCGATTGTTCTTTCCTGAAATCCGGTAACTGGCAGATAGAACTGTTCAAGGACGGAATCAATGCCGACCGGAATGGTAACGACTACAAACGGGAAATCTTCAACGTGAATGCCGCAAGCAAACTGAAAGTGCAACTTGCACCGGGCGGTGGAATGGCTGCCATCATCAGAAGAACCAATTAA
- a CDS encoding T9SS type A sorting domain-containing protein: protein MKHSNLFIACCLSFMASSMSAKDFYVKVGASGNGDSWEQASGDLSKTLLNATAGSTVHVAAGEYKPTLNFKGENSNPKEFRFKIAGGVNLLGGYPASGNGERDPQTNVTSLNGQIDDGSSVYTIAYVTLGDQMAVVDGFTFKNGNGENGEHYGDFSGGAGAIILKGGSEAEGGSPAGMGLRLANCTFENNTAAWGGALKLQRPDNQQALVVLEVENCTFANNKSDQNGGAIAAWGYNIKLKDSQFINNTAEISGNNGGALAAYESTISAENCIFQKNIAGSNGGALFSEGGQDMTVLNCQFNENAGWEGGAIRYTNADEAEMSIQVKDCTFTKNKDAKSNGNGSGGAINYTAWNSTIEITNCQFDGNTVGNAGGALRINGKFNLDHCDFYNNIAGDHAGGWLDAEVATVSNCTFGKNTSTGNAEGTAFKGQIKDLTVSNCRFFENVGNSILGIGWESRVNMENISIYNNTATALAFQNAFADIRNITISGNRSVNNGAIMNGNWEGYSEINLIGATIIGNESAEGKQSFFKTGGDCSITLNNAIYALNTVGGNPDETDYSTGDFMSFVHLYSIWNDKRFIDADDYYGEDISDTPIQIGTTLSELQEVNAQMVHLLTGDNNPAIQTGNPTLAGTTDQLGKTRPEAPSMGACEPSNESGIEIGTVDGTESLLIYPMPATGDFTVKANIGKANNARILIYTHMGQLVQKDAMQMDNGTAVYKGYLPSGNYIIMVETNQAVRTGKLIVK from the coding sequence ATGAAACATTCTAACTTATTTATCGCATGTTGCCTATCATTCATGGCAAGCAGTATGTCTGCAAAAGATTTTTATGTGAAAGTCGGTGCATCCGGCAACGGAGATTCCTGGGAGCAAGCTTCCGGTGACCTCTCTAAAACTCTGTTGAATGCTACTGCCGGATCGACGGTGCATGTAGCAGCGGGAGAGTATAAACCGACCCTGAATTTCAAAGGAGAGAACAGCAATCCGAAGGAGTTCCGCTTTAAAATTGCCGGAGGCGTTAACCTATTGGGTGGATATCCGGCCAGTGGCAACGGTGAAAGAGACCCGCAAACCAATGTCACTTCCCTGAACGGTCAAATCGATGATGGCAGCAGTGTATACACCATCGCCTACGTTACCTTGGGTGATCAGATGGCAGTAGTGGACGGCTTTACTTTCAAAAACGGAAACGGTGAAAACGGTGAACATTACGGTGACTTCAGCGGTGGCGCAGGTGCCATCATCCTGAAAGGCGGAAGTGAAGCTGAAGGAGGTTCGCCCGCAGGAATGGGGCTGAGACTTGCCAACTGTACCTTCGAGAACAATACCGCTGCATGGGGAGGAGCCTTGAAACTTCAACGGCCCGACAATCAGCAAGCGTTAGTGGTGCTTGAAGTGGAAAATTGTACGTTCGCAAACAACAAATCCGACCAGAACGGAGGAGCCATCGCTGCATGGGGATATAACATCAAACTTAAAGACAGCCAATTCATCAACAACACCGCCGAGATTTCGGGAAACAACGGTGGAGCATTAGCCGCTTATGAATCGACCATCAGCGCGGAGAACTGTATCTTCCAGAAAAACATTGCCGGTAGTAACGGTGGTGCCCTTTTCTCAGAAGGAGGACAGGACATGACCGTACTCAACTGCCAATTCAACGAGAATGCCGGTTGGGAAGGCGGTGCCATCCGTTATACCAACGCTGACGAGGCAGAAATGAGCATTCAGGTGAAAGACTGTACTTTTACGAAGAACAAAGATGCCAAATCGAACGGTAACGGTTCCGGTGGAGCCATCAACTATACCGCATGGAACTCTACCATCGAAATCACCAATTGCCAGTTTGATGGAAATACGGTAGGGAATGCCGGAGGCGCACTCCGCATCAACGGTAAGTTCAACCTCGATCATTGCGATTTCTATAACAACATTGCCGGAGACCATGCCGGAGGATGGCTGGATGCAGAGGTAGCCACCGTCAGCAATTGTACTTTCGGGAAGAACACCAGTACCGGAAATGCGGAAGGCACAGCTTTCAAAGGACAGATTAAAGACCTGACCGTCTCCAATTGCCGTTTCTTCGAGAATGTGGGCAATTCCATTCTCGGCATCGGATGGGAATCACGGGTAAACATGGAGAACATCTCCATCTACAACAACACAGCCACCGCACTGGCTTTCCAGAATGCTTTCGCTGACATCCGCAACATCACGATCAGCGGTAACAGATCGGTCAATAACGGAGCCATCATGAACGGTAACTGGGAAGGTTATTCGGAAATCAACCTGATAGGTGCCACCATCATTGGTAACGAGTCTGCCGAAGGAAAACAGAGCTTCTTCAAGACTGGAGGCGACTGTTCCATCACCCTCAACAACGCAATCTATGCGCTGAACACCGTAGGCGGAAATCCGGACGAAACGGATTACTCGACCGGAGACTTCATGTCTTTCGTACATCTTTATTCAATCTGGAACGACAAACGTTTCATCGATGCCGACGATTACTATGGCGAAGACATCTCCGATACTCCTATCCAGATCGGAACTACCCTCAGCGAACTGCAAGAAGTAAACGCACAGATGGTACATCTGTTGACGGGCGACAACAACCCTGCCATCCAAACGGGAAATCCCACACTGGCAGGAACGACAGACCAATTGGGAAAGACTCGCCCGGAGGCTCCAAGCATGGGAGCTTGCGAACCTTCCAACGAATCGGGTATCGAGATCGGAACCGTTGACGGAACAGAATCGTTGCTGATCTACCCGATGCCTGCCACGGGTGACTTTACGGTGAAAGCAAACATCGGAAAAGCCAACAACGCCCGCATATTGATTTATACCCATATGGGACAGCTCGTACAAAAGGATGCTATGCAAATGGACAACGGCACAGCCGTATACAAAGGGTACTTGCCCTCAGGAAACTACATTATTATGGTAGAGACGAACCAAGCAGTCCGCACAGGTAAATTGATTGTTAAATAA
- a CDS encoding endo-alpha-N-acetylgalactosaminidase family protein, with protein MKTISKIILLMVLSSTLFLQTVVAQQRMEYTYPQYPYGKDLSQTLTFKIMLRCARPQDVSNLDMGRVLNYIKQIDCITRGLPKIVILGGFQQDGHDHQYPWWTPINDTFTAPGGLTGKEALLWLMQQARRYNTNCTFHVNPFDAYKDSPKWALYQEKDLICRKESGSFVPGGVWWNRQSYMVNLVKEWESGVTKQKIDEFLKEVPLVKETGVLYFDNITQYPASPYHGITKDDQRDAVKKCTEYLKQEYGIQLIGEYADPKLYGFLTQGITWDWNKSLEVNQMEIPAYIMCGGRDIAHDTLLGQQINLKPHLQVFGTSLQLEDIQFQYYPDRVVREFTHHTLAYFYLNRLLRENYIQEGSLYRLTLSDNVVSEYSNDVHKIFRDGKLVKEGYDVFLPVYWQNHPEIMAYSLNGGNFDWNFPKEWSQIQKVDIYTFNESFNGLTVVESGRSITGNRISLAMEANKALLIVPTGTNMASKETIYSKPASGNVVFLGKDETTRGDWNTRYGTQGYDIFGCDTRQEKDNVKIDYIGDELLIASKDAAGSNALRSPEDASKRIQAVRTSKLHQLIDINVNEERPSKISLYFADYENKNIQMLVDVIDVNTKKVLHSTLLNDFAEGVYLSYSIKGHLQVRLTRFFYDYYSDPSYPVCSGVFIDEDNSTGINLNEPEANDPVKVRNYPNPFKEQTTFYVTVDKPQSIQLSVYSTQGNLLFQTSCHAGSAGTVEFILHDTDISKGHSPNGLYLYTIRTETFLEGGKLMQY; from the coding sequence ATGAAAACAATATCCAAAATCATACTCTTGATGGTACTTTCGTCCACCCTATTCCTGCAAACGGTGGTAGCACAGCAAAGAATGGAATATACCTATCCTCAATATCCCTACGGCAAAGACTTGTCACAAACACTCACCTTCAAAATCATGTTGCGCTGTGCGCGTCCTCAGGACGTATCGAACCTTGATATGGGACGGGTATTGAACTACATCAAACAGATAGACTGCATCACCCGCGGACTCCCCAAGATAGTCATACTGGGAGGATTCCAGCAAGACGGGCACGACCATCAATATCCGTGGTGGACACCCATCAATGACACCTTTACAGCTCCCGGAGGACTGACCGGGAAGGAAGCCCTCTTGTGGCTGATGCAACAAGCACGCCGTTACAACACAAACTGTACTTTTCACGTCAACCCGTTCGATGCCTACAAAGACTCTCCCAAATGGGCACTTTATCAGGAGAAAGACCTCATCTGCCGGAAAGAGTCGGGTAGCTTCGTTCCCGGTGGTGTATGGTGGAACCGTCAGAGCTATATGGTCAATCTCGTAAAAGAGTGGGAAAGCGGAGTCACCAAGCAGAAGATAGACGAATTCCTGAAAGAAGTCCCCCTGGTCAAAGAGACGGGAGTACTCTATTTCGACAACATCACGCAGTATCCCGCCAGCCCTTATCACGGCATCACGAAAGACGACCAACGGGATGCGGTAAAGAAATGCACCGAGTACCTGAAACAGGAGTACGGCATCCAACTGATCGGTGAATATGCCGACCCGAAGCTGTACGGCTTCCTTACCCAAGGGATTACCTGGGACTGGAACAAGTCGCTCGAAGTAAACCAGATGGAGATTCCCGCCTACATCATGTGCGGTGGCAGGGACATTGCGCACGACACCCTTCTCGGTCAGCAAATCAACCTGAAACCCCACTTGCAGGTATTTGGAACCAGCCTGCAACTGGAAGATATCCAGTTCCAGTACTATCCGGACAGAGTGGTAAGGGAGTTTACCCACCACACACTCGCCTATTTCTATCTGAACCGCTTACTCCGCGAAAACTACATACAGGAAGGTTCCTTATACCGCCTGACTTTATCGGACAATGTGGTCAGTGAATACAGCAACGACGTACACAAGATATTCCGTGACGGCAAACTGGTAAAAGAAGGATACGACGTATTCCTCCCCGTATACTGGCAGAATCATCCCGAGATCATGGCGTACTCGCTGAACGGAGGCAACTTCGACTGGAACTTCCCCAAAGAATGGTCACAAATACAAAAAGTAGATATATACACTTTCAACGAGAGTTTCAACGGTTTGACCGTTGTAGAGTCCGGACGGAGCATAACCGGCAACCGAATCTCCCTCGCGATGGAAGCCAATAAAGCCCTCTTGATTGTTCCCACCGGAACCAATATGGCTTCCAAAGAAACCATCTATTCAAAACCCGCTTCGGGCAATGTCGTATTCTTAGGAAAAGACGAAACGACCCGGGGCGACTGGAATACCCGGTACGGCACGCAGGGATATGACATCTTCGGCTGCGACACCCGACAGGAGAAAGACAATGTGAAGATCGACTATATAGGCGATGAATTGCTTATCGCCAGTAAGGATGCTGCCGGCAGCAACGCCTTGCGCAGTCCCGAAGATGCTTCCAAACGTATTCAGGCAGTCAGGACTTCAAAGCTGCACCAACTGATAGATATCAATGTGAATGAAGAGAGACCTTCAAAAATCTCTCTTTACTTTGCCGATTATGAGAACAAAAACATCCAGATGCTGGTAGATGTCATTGATGTGAACACCAAGAAGGTGCTTCACTCCACCCTCCTGAACGATTTTGCAGAAGGTGTCTACCTGTCCTATTCCATAAAAGGTCATTTACAGGTACGGCTTACCCGTTTCTTCTACGATTATTACAGCGACCCCTCCTACCCCGTTTGTTCAGGCGTGTTCATAGACGAAGACAACTCCACCGGAATAAACCTCAACGAACCGGAGGCAAACGATCCCGTGAAAGTAAGAAACTACCCGAATCCTTTCAAGGAGCAAACCACCTTTTACGTGACCGTGGACAAACCGCAGAGCATTCAGCTCTCGGTTTACTCCACCCAGGGAAATCTCCTGTTCCAGACCTCCTGCCATGCCGGTAGTGCCGGGACTGTAGAATTCATCCTTCATGATACGGACATAAGTAAAGGTCATTCCCCCAATGGCCTTTATCTATACACCATTCGGACGGAAACCTTCCTGGAAGGAGGCAAACTCATGCAATATTAA